Genomic segment of Candidatus Jordarchaeales archaeon:
AGCCGAGGAGAAGTGCCGCTTCAGGATCGAAGTTACCGGTAGCGAAGGCTTCACCGGGAAACTCAAAGAGTTCATCAAACCCGAGTTTAAGAAGGTAGGTGTCGAAGAAAGTCTTGAAGCAGGCACACTTTCACGTCTAATGAAAGAATTTCCTACTATTTCATTCGAACTTTTTAATGGCTTGCGCAGTATTAGGAGTGTTAAGTCTCCAAGTGAAATCAAAGAAATTCAGAAGTCCGTAAAGATAGCCGAAGCGGGGATGAAGGCGGCTATTGAATCGGTAAATGTAGGGGTGCGAGAGTGCGATGTAGCTGCAGAGGCAGAATATGAGATGAGAAGGCTGGGGGCAGAAGCTTTCCCCTTCGACACGATAGTCGCCTCTGGGAAGAAGGCCGCACTCCCACATGCAACCACTAGCACTAAGAAAATAGAGCGCGGGGACGTTGTAGTCATAGATCTTGGGGCAAAATATAGGTACTACTGCTCGGATATCACAAGGACAGCCATAGTAGGAAGAAACGATAAAATGGAGAAAGTGTTAAGGTCAGTTATAAGGTCTCAGGAAGCCGCTCTCAGTATGGTTAAACCGGAAGTGGCCTGTAACGAGCTGGATTCCGCGGCGAGGAAAGTTCTAGAAGCTGACGGCTACGACAAGTATTTCCCCCACAGTCTAGGGCATGGCATAGGGCTGGATGTCCACGAGCTCCCTTCATTAAACCCGACAAGCAGGGATAAATTGAAAGAGAATATGGTCTTTACCGTGGAACCGGGCGTCTATATATACGGGACCGGAGGGGTGCGCGTAGAAGATATCGTAGTAGTTGAGAAAAAAAGAGGAAAAACCCTTACGAGGATTCCTAAGGAAATCTTCATCTGAGTTCCACCATAACGTGAACTCGTAAGCTCTACTTTCTAATAAAGTCTCTTATCCTCAAGCTTAAATCCATCTAAACCCCTCAATTCTATTTGCTTGCAACCGTGAACCTTCAACCACCCTCCTTGAACTTCTGCTTGAAAGTCTGATTATTGCTATCGGTGAATACTATTCGTGCCCAGGCTACTCTCACACGCCAGCAGCCAAGAAGTTATGATACAGAGGACATGTTTTTGTTTATTAGCACAAAATTACCGTGCAACTTTACAGGCAACTGCCCTTTTAGCGTAACGGCGCTTAATTAGGAATTAAGGAGCTCTCAACGAAGTTTTTCCAACCTTTCCTGCTCAGCATTGTTCTACTAAAAATAGTTTCATACGCGTAATTATAACTGTAAAGATTTACTTGAAATAACTATTTTCGCGTTTTTAATCCCAAGACGTCTCTTTTTTGATGGAGACGAGCAACCTATCCTGGGAATAACTCCTGTAATCTGGTGCTACTCCGTCTTCCCCCTCCTTAAGGCCGGCTCCGCATGCGGCTAAATTTCCTTTTCCTAACTCAAGAACAGCTTCACTAACTTTCTTGGAAATCGAAACTAGAACACAAACTTGCCCTTCAGCTTTTCAGTAAAAATTTCCCTCTCTACTAAGGCGGGAAACTATGAGCTGGAGGGAAACATTAATAAAGCCTTTACATATGATTGGATAACCAATGCTTGATTTAGACCTATGTAATTTCAGAGCTTTAAAAATGTAAAGGTGAAAATTAATGGTCGAAGTCTATATATGTGACACGACACTTAGAGACGGAAGACAAATGCCTGGAGTGTACTTCACTCTCTACGAGTGCATTGAAATAGCTAGGATGCTCGACGAGATCGGAGTCGAACAGATAGAAGTGTTCTCGCCGTCATACTTGATCAAAGACTACTACTTGATCAGGGAGCTCAATAAGTACGGCTTAACAGACAAGCTCCTGGTCTGGCACAGAGGACTAAAGAAGGATCTGGAAAAATCCATTGGAACAAAGCTAGACTTCAAGGCAGTTGCTCTCTCAATAGCCACAGAAAAAGAGCACAGAGAGAAAAAGTTGCGCATGACAAAGGAACAAATTATAGAAACGATGTGTGAAGCGGTAACATACGCCAAGGAACACGGTCTCTACGTATCGGTTAACGCGGAGAAAAGTGTCGGAACAGAGCTGGACTACTTGGTGGAGTTTGCTAACAAAGTTGCAGAAGCGGGTGCTGACAGAATAAGGTTCTGTGACACGTTAGGCGAGCTAACTCCACATGAAACCTATGAAATAATCTCCCAACTGGTCAAAATGGTCAAAATACCCATAGAGTTCCATGGACACGACGACCTAGGACTGGCTGTAGGAAACGCCCTTGAAGCTCTCAGAGCTGGAGCCAAGTGGATTGACACCAGTGTGTGCCGCTTAGGTGAAAGAGGAGGTTTCGCCTCGCTCGAAGCAATAATCTACAACCTCTATAAGCACTTCAACGTAACAAAGTACAAAATCAACATGCTCGCCAAAATAGCGTCCTTTGTCGAGAAAGCCTCAGGGATAAACCTACCGCCAAACACTCCTATAGTTGGAAGAAACATAAGCCGCCACGAAAGTGGAATACACGCCCACGGCGTTCTCAGAGATATCTCACTCTACGAGAGAGTTAGAGCCGAGGAAGTCGGCCTATCCCAGTACGGGAATCTAAAGGAAAGGATAGTTATAGGAGAAACTAGTGGAAGAGAAAGCATACTCTTCGTACTGAACAACGCAGGGATAAACATAGATAAGGATGACCCCATACTAGGCAAGCTAATCCGTAAGATACAGGAGCAATACCTGTTCGGAAGAAAGACCAACGTCTCACATGAAGAAGTAATTGAACTCTACAGACTGATATCAAACAACAAGATATCAGCGCCAATGATCGAAGAAATGATATAACATAAAAATCCTCTTTTTTCACTCA
This window contains:
- a CDS encoding Xaa-Pro peptidase family protein gives rise to the protein MPEPGVLKRFCVKALKKTKVFTLHEQRLKSLRNVMNDLDAFLTTSSANIWYLTGFFPGFPSLLFVPKDGEVALLVSKADAAPAEEKCRFRIEVTGSEGFTGKLKEFIKPEFKKVGVEESLEAGTLSRLMKEFPTISFELFNGLRSIRSVKSPSEIKEIQKSVKIAEAGMKAAIESVNVGVRECDVAAEAEYEMRRLGAEAFPFDTIVASGKKAALPHATTSTKKIERGDVVVIDLGAKYRYYCSDITRTAIVGRNDKMEKVLRSVIRSQEAALSMVKPEVACNELDSAARKVLEADGYDKYFPHSLGHGIGLDVHELPSLNPTSRDKLKENMVFTVEPGVYIYGTGGVRVEDIVVVEKKRGKTLTRIPKEIFI